The proteins below come from a single Aegilops tauschii subsp. strangulata cultivar AL8/78 chromosome 6, Aet v6.0, whole genome shotgun sequence genomic window:
- the LOC109751151 gene encoding uncharacterized protein: protein MSIPAPLEDEDLLREILLRLPPLPSTLSRASLVCTRWRRILSDPRFLRRFSRHHPEPPLLGFFKGSTPYPFFIPVLDPPDRIPAERFFLPEITGDWEFLGCRHGLAVMLSESLCEVFVWHPLNGQQHRVPFPPDRSSATPKGSFCRCSATVMCVDDQDGHVQDDCFLNPSFKLVLICSRRDLKTSLACAYESVSGVWGNIVSASTRRMVMKLKPSILIRSAVYWLLHGGQILAFDIQRQTLAIIETPVDAQRWSFQLLRTDEDSVLGLAAMSKLGIHIRERKLNSDGVARWVLLQKINQLEGMLSNDFINGGMVGYDEELNVVVLSTYSGDFMLHLESMRIRLITKNNRRVDRMHFPYKNFYTAVFM from the exons aTGTCAATTCCAGCGCCTCTGGAGGATGAGGACCTCCTCAGGGAGATCCTCCTCCGGCTGCCTCCGCTGCCGTCAACCCTCTCCCGTGCCTCCCTCGTATGCACGCGCTGGCGCCGCATCCTCTCCGATCCCCGCTTCCTACGCCGTTTCAGCAGACACCACCCGGAACCTCCTCTCTTAGGTTTCTTCAAAGGGTCTACCCCATATCCCTTCTTCATTCCTGTCCTGGACCCGCCCGATCGCATCCCTGCCGAGCGCTTCTTTCTGCCTGAGATCACGGGGGATTGGGAGTTCCTTGGCTGCCGCCACGGCCTCGCCGTCATGCTCAGCGAGTCTCTGTGTGAGGTCTTCGTGTGGCATCCCCTCAACGGCCAGCAGCACCGCGTGCCTTTTCCACCGGATCGGAGCTCCGCGACGCCAAAAGGGAGTTTCTGTAGGTGCAGCGCCACGGTGATGTGTGTTGATGATCAAGACGGGCATGTGCAGGACGATTGCTTCTTGAACCCGTCCTTCAAATTGGTCTTGATCTGCTCCCGTAGAGACCTGAAGACATCATTAGCTTGTGCCTACGAATCAGTGTCGGGTGTATGGGGGAATATTGTCTCAGCGTCGACTAGAAGGATGGTTATGAAGCTAAAGCCCAGCATCCTTATCAGGAGTGCAGTTTACTGGTTGCTGCATGGAGGTCAAATCCTTGCATTCGATATTCAAAGGCAGACTCTTGCTATCATCGAGACGCCCGTAGATGCCCAACGTTGGTCCTTTCAGCTCTTACGGACAGATGAAGATAGCGTTCTTGGCCTGGCCGCTATGTCGAAACTGGGCATTCACATACGGGAGAGGAAACTGAACTCTGATGGTGTTGCCCGATGGGTGCTTCTGCAGAAAATCAATCAATTGGAGGGGATGTTGTCTAACGACTTCATAAATGGAGGGATGGTGGGGTATGACGAGGAGTTAAATGTGGTGGTTTTGTCTACATACAGTGGTGACTTCATGTTGCACCTTGAGTCGATGCGGATCAGATTAATTACTAAAAATAATCGCCGGGTCGACAGGATGCATTTTCCGTACAAAAATTTCTACACTGCAG TGTTCATGTGA